In Cicer arietinum cultivar CDC Frontier isolate Library 1 chromosome 7, Cicar.CDCFrontier_v2.0, whole genome shotgun sequence, the genomic window GCTGTTAAAATTAGTTAGTCCGAATGAGTCACTTTGTTCAGTTCACTAAAACACATATTTTGAGTTTAATAATTCCAATCCAAATTATTTCAAAGTTTTTTAGTCCGGTCGAGTAAATCTGTTACCCATTTGGGTTAGTCTGGACAGATACTGGATAGCTCGCAATCCGCATAAACATGTAAACATTGATCAAGGAGtctaaaaatacttattttagaGTCACATTAGAACTATTTAACACTCTATTTGAGTTTTGTTATGTTAGACAAATATAAATTCATCTATGTTATGCATAAGTTtgtgttaattaaaaaatataaacttaatttgtttataacaagtaaatcataattttttttttaaatagacatCAAAGAAAATTTAtccaaattttaaattgagCAAATCGATCTACATATTCATTATCTTAACAGAGAATATAGAAACAGTCCAAATTTAACGAAAAATCTACTTAATCTGATTATTCAATGGAGCACGAGGATAAATTAATTGCAACAGTAGAATATGATTCAAAATCAAGGTTTTTGAACCttgcattattattattattattattattattattattattattattattattattattattattattattattattattattattattattattattattattattaagacaTGCAATATTAAATAAAGTGATACTCCAACAATCAAAGAAGATGGTGCTCGCCATAAAATGCGAGAGCACGTCTCATATTCACAAATTTAAAAAGTGTTTCCTTCTCGAAATACTCCGTAAGATCATTGCTATGTGTCGAATcagattcaaaattaaaatagctCAGAACACAAAAGTCATAAATTGTTACAATTGAATGAATGcacaaaagaataaaaagacCACAGAGGGGTCTAACGCCAACATTCTTAACTTATTGATCACTTAAATAAAAATGGTCTtactaacaattatttttaagaactcgttgaataaattcaaaataaaaattatgtattaaaaaaacaaaatttgattctTAAATTTCCATTTAATTGACAAATAATACAAATATCACTAAATAAACTATTTTGTCTTAGattcaatcaaaataattaaaattatttatgagtTTATGTGTCTTCTAAGAAAAATTGTACTTGTAAAAATTGAATACTCGAGAATACTTGTAAGCTACACAGTCACACTCATCTAGACAATGGAATTGGCTAGCACAAGctataaaaactaatttaatgaaaaaataataaatgaaaaaaataaaaatagagaaaaagtaaatattttgctATACGCTGCAAATTGacataaaaaagatattttataaaaggatTTGAACTTTTACATTTTTGTAAGCAAATGTGAAAGTTTTCCTaaccacaacaaaacaatcctGGTTGACAAGCGTCAAGCGGTGATCATCCAAATTCTCAAGTCCAATCCAATGTCATGACTTGTTAGGAAGCTTaggataataaatttttaatattaaaaataaaaagaaaaaagcatTTAACCGCTAAATTCTGTGTCATCatgtacccaaaaaaataaaattctctgTCACTCCATAGTTCATTTCGAGATTTCTCTTCTCTCTCagaatattcttttatttttccataatttttttttttaattaatttctgTTCACtccttattcttcttcttcttcttgaagTCTCTTTAAAAGCACAATAATCGTGAAGAAGAAGTAGAGAAGTGAGAGAAGGAAAATAATGGCAGGAAATGATTGGTTGAATAGCTACCTAGAAGCGATTCTGGATGTTGGTCCTGGTCTCGATGATACTAAATCCTCTCTTCTTCTCAGAGAGAGAGGTAGGTTCAGTCCTACTCGTTACTTTGTTGAAGAAGTTATCGGTTTCGATGAGACCGATCTCTATCGCTCTTGGGTTCGGGTAACTAACTATACTCTCTCACTATCtccttcttcatctctttcaCTTTCTCAATTTcgattcaactttttttttttttttatatgttaggCTTCTTCTTCGAGGAGTCCTCAAGAGAGGAACACTCGATTGGAAAACATGTGTTGGAGGATTTGGAACCTTGCTCGTCAGAAGAAGCAggtattttcaattttcattttctttgattttttttggttgATGATGGTGAGATCGtgattttattttgtgttgGATTTGGTTAGCTTGAGAGTGAAGCGGTGCAGAGAGTGACGAAGCGTAGACTTGAACGTGAAAGAGGGAGAAGAGAAGCTACTGCTGATATGTCTGAGGATTTATCTGAAGGAGAGAGAGGAGATCCGGTCAGTGATATTTCTGCTCACGGTGGTGATTCTGTTAAATCCAGATTGCCGAGAATTAGTTCTGCTGATGCTATGGAGACTTGGGCTAATAGTCAGAAAGGGAAGAAGCTTTACATTGTTCTCATAAGGTATTCTAACTAATTTACCTTTGTTGCGTCGTTACAATTTTATAgcgtttttgttttttcattgaTTGGCTGTTTCGTTGTTTGATGGATGTAATTCAATGCAACATTGAGTCAAACTTTGACGCCAACGATCATCTATATAGCACTGACACTTCATATTAACGCCGTCTCTGTCTTTGTATTTGACACGTGTCTGGTCATGGcacaaatttatttagttatattCGATAACTTTTAACTTTCTAAATTATTACGTGTGTCAATGTCATGTATGACGTTTGTGTCAGTATCATTTTGCTTTATAGCTGATGATTGATTTTGTTATAATTGGTCTAGTTGGTCTAGTTGTTATCTTAATTTTGTTATGCAGATGCAGAGTGTACTTTGTGTGTAATCTCTCGCTATCTCTAGTGtgcttttgttgttgttattattcttcaatttatttatgagtttaCGTGCAGCATTCATGGCCTCATTCGTGGTGAGAATATGGAGCTGGGGCGCGATTCTGACACGGGTGGTCAGGTAGTGTTTCTGTCTATCTTCTTTTGTTGGGTTAAGAATCTGTTAACTTTTTCGTTTCTGATTGCACGACACTGCACTGGTTGTACTATTAAATTTGCTGATACCTGATCGTGTGGAGGAACTGAATCTTTCTGTCTGTCTTTGTTTCTGTGCTGGATAGGTTAAGTATGTTGTCGAACTTGCACGGGCTTTGGGATCAATGCCGGGAGTTTATCGAGTTGATTTACTGACTAGGCAAGTCTCATCGCCGGATGTAGATTGGAGTTATAGGGAACCAATTGAAATGTTGTCTCCTAGAAACACTGACGAATTTGGAGATGACATGGGAGAGAGCGGTGGTGCTTACATCATTCGTATTCCATTTGGTCCGAGAAATAAGTATATTCCTAAAGAAAATCTCTGGCCTTACATTCCTGAATTTGTTGATGGAGCGCTTAGCCACATTATACAGATGTCCAAGGCTCTCGGGGAGCAAATTGGCAGTGGGCATGCTGTCTGGCCAGTTGCCATTCACGGGCATTATGCAGATGCAGGTGACTCTGCTGCTCTTCTGTCCGGTGCTTTAAATGTACCAATGATCTTTACTGGCCACTCACTTGGTCGAGATAAGTTGGAACAACTTTTAAAGCAAGGCCGATTATCAAGGGATGAAATAAACACAACTTACAAGATCATGCGTAGGATAGAAGCTGAAGAATTAGCCCTTGATGGTTCTGAAATAGTCATAACAAGCACTAGACAGGAAATAGAAGAACAGTGGCGCTTGTATGATGGTTTTGATCCAGTATTAGAGCGTAAAATACGAGCAAGGATCAGGCGTAATGTGAGCTGTTATGGGAGATACATGCCTCGTGTAGCGGTAAGTACTGGATTACAATTGAATTTACGGCAACACCTTAATGATCTTTCTTGTGGACCGAATTAGGCAGTCTTGATTTTGAATAGTCATATTTCACCTGGCTAGAGgtaaaatatcatttatgtattgataaatatttgcaATTTGCATTAAGAGATGGTAAGTTCGTTTTCTCTCTTGGTGACTGATTTTGAGTCTATTTTCAACCTGACACTTGAAGCAAAAAATGTCTTGCTGCTTAGTTTTTACTTGATAGGGTTAtctataattaaattatctgttttccaatttttattgtcatattattttttttttaacttgggATGAATGAGACCTGGAGTTTTGTTTTCGAATACTGGTATGTCTTATTAGTTTGTCCCAGAAAGGAATAGCTTTATTTTGTGTATATGATAACAAACTTTGTCACAGAGAATATGttgtttttttgtgtgtgaatGAATTGGGTTAGAAAGATCATAACTCGTAGTCTGCATGGTATTTCTTGATAACAACAGTTATTTATTGTTGAGCCCTGTTCCAGTTCCAGATGCTATATTGTTAGTTGCAGGTCATGTGAAATTATATCTTAGTTGAATCTCAACACATCCTGCAGGTAATTCCACCGGGTATGGAGTTCCATCATATTGTTCCACAAGATGGTGATATAGAAGGTGAACCAGAATTGAATCTGGATCATCCAGCCCCCCAAGATCCGCCTATTTGGTCTGAGGTTTGGACTGTGTTTTCTGCTTTTCTTTTAATGTTTCCTGGATAATTAGCCAGTTCAatgcttttattttataatttattagattaGATGTGACTTGACTAGCAAGTTATGTTTGTAAATCCAATGCAAAAAAGGAATTAATGCCAATTTAAACTTTGTGTTTACCAGATAATGCGCTTCTTTTCCAACCCTCGCAAGCCTATGATACTTGCTCTTGCCAGACCGGATCCTAAAAAGAACATAACAACTTTGGTGAAAGCATTTGGAGAATGCCGTCCTCTTAGAGAGCTTGCTAACCTCGTATGAATCTGTGAATGATCACTCTGCACTTTAGTTTCACTGTTCTTGATTTTCAGGTCAGCTGACTTGCATTTCTTGACTGATCAATTATATGTCACTATTTGGGCTTTTCAGACATTAATTATGGGTAACCGAGACGGAATTGATGAAATGTCAAGCACAAGTGCTTCTGTTCTTCTTTCAGTACTTAAGCTGATTGACAAGCATGATCTGTATGGGCAAGTGGCATATCCTAAACACCACAAACAATCTGATGTTCCTGACATATATCGTCTAGCAGCAAAGACAAAGGTAACTTTATCAATTTGATTGGACTAAATGATAATGTGtcaatttaaactttaaaatggATTACAAGAAAGTTGATATGAATGCCTCCTTCTTTTAAGCATAGTTGtcagaattttaattttatttagaattattggttcaatttttaaatcatGAGTTGTAAAGTGGTAAGCCCACAATCACGTACGTGCATAGGAGGCGGAACCAAAGGGATGAAAATGGGCCTGCTAAAAAGGGCCTAAAGGtgaattaaaggaagaacaaTGTGTGACATATGAGGAAGGAAAAGAGCAAATGAGGAATGGAGAGGGAGAATAACAGAATGGGGGCAGGTGGTGGTAGGGGGAGGGATTCGTCATCTCGTATATATTTCTCATGATATAACAGTATTTTGTGAATACATCCTCTTGCATTTAGTTGCTGTGAGTTGTGATACAACAATCCAGTGTGAATACTCTCCACTTGTAGTAGCCAATCTATATTACTTTCTTCATGTCTTGTTTAATTCGCTTACCGATGCAAGCTATGTTGTCATTTTACATTTCATTCAGATCTGATATCTATGCAGGGTGTGTTCATTAATCCTGCTTTCATTGAGCCGTTTGGTCTTACCTTAATTGAGGTGATCTTCTGAATCTTGAATTAAGTATTACTGGTTGATTTCTTATTTGGAGTTGTAAACATTGACTTGTCTCTTTGTTGAACAGGCGGCTGCTTATGGTTTGCCAATGGTTGCTACTCAAAATGGAGGTCCTGTTGATATTCATCGGGTATGCTTACTGATTAGTGGTTAGGTTATATATTGATTTGTAAAGGTTCCCGTGGAAACATGCATGATTAATTGGTTATCGGTACAGGTACTTGAAAATGGTCTGCTTGTAGATCCCCATGATCAGAAATCTATTGCAGATGCTCTTGTGAAGCTTGTTAGCAATAAGCAACTGTGGGCAAAATGTAGACAGAATGGATTGAagaatattcatttattttcatgGCCTGAGCATTGTAAGACTTACCTCTCTAAAATAGCCACTTGCAAGCCAAGACATCCTCAATGGCAGCGAAGTGATGATGGAGGTGAAAGTTCAGAATCAGAAGAATCACCTGGTGATTCATTGAGAGATATACAGGATTTATCTCTTAACCTGAAATTTTCATTGGATGGAGAGAAGAGTGGTGATAGTGGAAATGACAATTCTTTGGATCCCGATGGAAATGCAACTGATAGAAGCACAAAACTAGAGAATGCTGTTTTGTCATGGTCAAAGGGTATTTCCAAGGACATACGCAGGGGTGGGGCTGCTGAAAAATCAGGTCAAAATTCAAATGCTGGTAAATTTCCGCCGCTGAGGAGTAGAAATCGACTATTTGTTATTGCTGTGGATTGTGATACCACTTCAGGTCTTCTTGAAATGATTAAAGTAATCTTTGAGGCGGCTGGAAAGGAAAGGGCTGAAGGTTCTGTAGGGTTCATATTGTCGACCTCATTGACAATATCTGAGATACAGTCATTTCTGATCTCAGGTGGCTTGAGTCCCAGTGATTTTGATGCTTATATTTGCAACAGTGGCAGTGATCTCTACTATCCATCCCTCAATCCTGAAGATCGCCTATTCGTGGGTGATTTGTATTTCCACTCTCACATTGAATATCGTTGGGGTGGAGAAGGGTTAAGAAAGACTTTAGTACGCTGGGCAGCTACAACCACTGATAAGAAGAGTGAGAACAATGAGCAAATTGTGAGTCCTGNNNNNNNNNNNNNNNNNNNNNNNNNNNNNNNNNNNNNNNNNNNNNNNNNNNNNNNNNNNNNNNNNNNNNNNNNNNNNNNNNNNNNNNNNNNNNNNNNNNNNNNNNNNNNNNNNNNNNNNNNNNNNNNNNNNNNNNNNNNNNNNNNNNNNNNNNNNNNNNNNNNNNNNNNNNNNNNNNNNNNNNNNNNNNNNNNNNNNNNNNNNNNNNNNNNNNNNNNNNNNNNNNNNNNNNNNNNNNNNNNNNNNNNNNNNNNNNNNNNNNNNNNNNNNNNNNNNNNNNNNNNNNNNNNNNNNNNNNNNNNNNNNNNNNNNNNNNNNNNNNNNNNNNNNNNNNNNNNNNNNNNNNNNNNNNNNNNNNNNNNNNNNNNNNNNNNNNNNNNNNNNNNNNNNNNNNNNNNNNNNNNNNNNNNTACTGTTACGCTTTCCAAGTGCGAAAGGCAGGAATGGTAATTTTTCATTCCAGTGTTCACGATATGTTTGATATAATTGAAtcatttgtagtttttttttttaaaaaaagatcaTTGTAAGTTATTAAGCTTAGAAGTGGATTTTTTTCctcatattttgttgttttgttgtCCAATATTATTTTTGCAGGCTCCCCCTCTGAAGGAGCTTCGTAAGGTAATGAGGATCCAAGCTCTGCGTTGCCATCCTATATATTGTCAAAATGGGACAAGACTGAATGTAATTCCAGTACTGGCATCTCGTTCCCAAGCCCTCAGGTATTGTTGAATCACCATTCCAAAATTTATGCTATCCTAATAGATGAAAACTTGTATATATTCacgttcttctactcttttcctTGGGACGGAGGGTTGTCGAGAATGTAGATAGGTGAACAGTTGCTACATACTTCTCTGACATTTTAGGATGAAAGGAATCATGCAAGTCTGTGCAAATGTGCTCGGACAGAAGCAATTTATCAGCCATGCTCTCGCACATAACTGTTTCTTTTCTCTAGCATGATTCCCTTTATTTGACTGTTATGATTGTTGCACAAGTTTACTGTGACATCTAATGACTTTATTTGCTTTTCCTTTAGATACTTATACGTTCGATGGGGTTTTGAACTATCAAAGATGGTGGTCTTTGTCGGAGAATGTGGTGACACCGATTATGAAGGACTGGTTGGCGGCCTACACAAAAGTGTGATATTGAAGGGAGTCGGAAGCAGAGCAATCAGTCAACTCCATAATAACAGAAACTATCCTCTCTCAGATGTCATGCCATTGGACAGCCCAAACATTGTTGAGGCAACTGAGGGGAGTAGCAGTGCTGATATCCAGGCTTTGTTGGAAAAAGTAGGATATCTCACGGTATGAAAGTTCATCTGCGTTCAGTTAATGCCTCTTCTGAGTGAGAATTGATATCTTGACATATATCCACATTGTTCATAAAGCTATTTTCCTCTCCCTCTTGTTATTACTTCTataataatcattctcttggTTACAACCTTGCCCCTTGAAGCATATTTTCTCTCGTTCCTCTTATCTGCCTGTTTGTTTTGTATCTACAATATTACAGTTTAAATAAAAGGCCAGTTTTCATTTCATTTGTCTTGCATGCCTTGTTTCTTTTGTCCATATTAGCCCGGTTTTTACCCTATTCACAATATTGCTGGAAACCAAACTTCCTCTTAAAACTCAGATGAATTGAGATCCTCTCCTTTTAAATGGAGATCACCATACTCGGTATactcttcttttcctttttttcaGTTATGCTATGGTACACGTACACAAATCATCGAcgatgattaaaaataaaaatcacaaagTCGAAAACCAACAAGATTCCAGAACCAAGAATATAAGGGATTAAGTTAGGCAAATAATGACCAGAGTGCTAAAGCTTTATGAATCATAAAGAAATCTGAGTATGCGAACACGGTCCTCTGCCTCCGAAATTATGtacatttttgttgttgtgtttttgGATTCGACTTATGTGCAGTTACACTATCTTAATCGTCCCGTCTTAATCCGACAACTCAGATGCATAATCCAAATTCCCATTCATTGGTATTCAATTGTATTTTTTCcgttattcattttaattttctggTAATGGTAATGGATGTATGATTGGATGCAAACATGTAAGTTTGATGTTTGATTAGCCTATTTGTCTTCGATTTCGTTCACGCAAACGATAAAATAATGATTCTTATtcataagatattttttttatctatttttaaaatacatcgAACTCTTTTTTCCACTTAAGCATTTCGCCTTTGGAATTAGTGTTTGAGGTTATAGATTAGTTATAGATCTCTTACTAATTTTGAGTAATTCGTAATCACTCACCAATCTGCAgtccaaaaaaaatttactcacCAATCCTCCTACAAATTGGTAGTAGTTACCGGAAGTTAGTTTCCATAAGTGTTACTATTTATCAAAAGTGTGTTTTCGGAAGTATATTTGACATTGTACGAGTAAATTGTCCTTATTTTTCTCTCTATGGgtcataaaaaattatactcAATCTGGACCCATCGTACTCTATTGATGATTTGGGTGAAATTGAAGGTGACGTGCGCAAGTTGGTTGTTCAATGTGAGTTGCAAAGTAAGGCAGCCATCTGTATGcctaattattaatttcatttgacACTCAATAAGAATTCTTACCATTAATTCattcaatttcaattaattCGACAACACGCAGCCGCCAGCAGCTCAGCATCCATTCCAGCTATCCACCAACTAACTAACGCCGATCTACTTTTCTACAATAAATACAAGTGTAGTATATGCCCCATGCATCTAATAATATTCTTACCGTACTGGTTAGTAACAATTTTAATATcacttaataacaaaaatatcattttttacttaacaatttataaattaacttactcaaaattttcattttttttaaaaaaccaccaatgtattgttatttgtttctgttttataaaatcatctttgaatttttaacatttgattattttatttactaacacatttatatttaatttaattttttacaattaataataaatattataatgaaaatataaactGATATTCTCTCataaaaaacacatttataataactatatcaattattaataaatttaataatattattatcaatttattaaattttgtgaTTAGTAAGGAAGGAATAGTTCTTTTATATGAAGTTTCCTTTTAGATGTGATACTCTTTAATGAGCTGAGGTAACCCAATCGGTATAACtttgaaatacattaaaaagGATACAAAAATTGGGTAACTACTTACGCTTCACCCATTTTTCAtttcatactaataaaacatatTCACACATATATAGGGACAGAGACGAAAATAAGTCGGTCTATgtcatgttttaaaaattttgaatctgatatataattaattttttaatatgagcTTGACATATAATTTGTTAtaagtttcttttcttttttaatttaatttttttaaaagtatggtcttactttaaaaaaacttattttatattaaataatttaaataatacaatttgtattttaaaaaaatatattaaatcagacatttttatataagaaaagttgataaaataataaacataaaaaaattaataaagttataattttgttttactcGATGATTaccaaattattaataaataacaatattaataaataagtatatataaattaataaattttaaaaaaaagtcaaagtTTAACTTtctttttactaaataaaaCAGACTAAACTAAAGTTTGAATAGATGAGATTATATATCTCTTAGGAGTCTATATACACTCCTAGTCACGTATAAAATAGAGTATTATATTCTACTCAAATGTCACTTTTCCACCGCACTATTTTCTCCAAGGGTTACCTTGAAAACTGATAATTTTTTGCTTCTTCCCATTTATATCTACTATGGTCTATGGTTGAGCTATATCAATCTAACAAAACCGACAAATTTCTTTCTAGGacacacatttatttatttgccaTCGGTGGGAATAATTAATTCACACGTCCTTATCCCCCAACCCGCATGTGTTTGGGTAATGTACATTTCTCCATTGCGGAGAGTTAAGATTCTCGTCATTTATctctttttaataatattttcatgggtttaaatatttttttacaattaaagATATATCAAAGTTATTGtaatgaagatgataattttttaaaaaaaaaatggtgagaATTTTAACTCTTGCATTGCTATCTATTTTATGGGTGTAATAAAGTGAATTATCACAGCCATCTATTTAGGTAAAATCACATAGGCtacaaaattatcttttaagAACATAATGCAgcttattatgtattttttaaggCTCAAACTAGaaatctataaaaaaagattCTCTTTcgtttcttaaaataaatagtaaCTTTTGTCACTATAATTTTGgtatataaataaatgtctAGATAATGCTTCTAAATTTGAACGTGTgttgtttgtaatttttttgttgttgaagaaaATATACTTAGCGATAGCATTTCATCAGTGATAGTGTCCGGAATACatgttataatataaaaatagatattagtTTAAAGATGTCACCGTATTATAAGAACAtcaattactttaattatttctcTTCCAAAAACACAATATGAGATGTTGTTggtacattttaaaattatagtaattGACATCTTCAATTTTTACTCTACAATCTAAAATCTAGTAAAACTGAAATAGATTCGtgttattttatctaaatatttttgaatcacTTACGGTctatttttgaatatatttatttttaaagacaaacaaaaatatatttattttcaaagcaattactttgaaaaaaaaataaatgatcattTACTTAAATTGAGATCCTTTTTGtgtgaataaaataattaaatttctcaatttttgtttggataaaataaccaaataaatgttatatattgttgtaaattttgtgtatatttcaaaaatttaactttattgtatcttgtaattttaaatgagaaatatgaaaatatattttagtaaaaaatattgttaatttattttaattgtgataattttatctTGATCTAACCCGTATCTCACTTAGTACACACTACTTCCTCTActccatttttctttaaaaatattgttggaCTAGTCTTTTTATTTGGGTGAAAATTTGAActagtattttattttcaatggcGTGTGCAAAACTTAGGCCTATTAACTATATTTCCAAATTACCAGTATTTGCTCAAGTTTAAAATGGGTAATCAATAGTTTGCGATTGAATAAGATATTTCCAATTATACACAAACCTATGAAATGTTTTTATCATCATCAAATTGAAGTGAGACGAGAAGTGAATCGATACATttgactcaattttttttttaatatatattatatactaagtaaataaatatttttgtgttcTAAAATTTTCGACAGTGTACGGTCACATCTTCCGCACTGAATACTTAGAGGGATTAGGATGTTATAATAAACAccaatattttaagaaatttgactacttttttattttagttcttatagaTGAAAAAAGGACATTAGAGTAAGTAATAAATTTTAGATTGCTAGGTTCTATTTTTCTggaaagtattaaaaaaatagtttttgataATGAGCTGGTTATTTCTACTTTGGTTTCTACTAGCATACATTACAATTAcatgaattaattattgaatgcTACCATGTTACTTTTGTATTCTTATTTGTTTTGGttctaatattattttcttttggttGTGTTGTTGTCATTGATCTCAATTACGAAATATTGAGAGATAAAATGAAAACGGTGAAAGACGATTATCTCCAATGTTCAAAACTTGGTCTCCATTTATTTCTTGTGTTTTGGCTACAAGGTGTACATTACCACAAATTGGATTGTTTTCTATTATATAGTTCAGTTCACAACTGCAAGAATATTAATATGTGAGAGTGAGTTgaatttaggattttttttcatttttttatttaaattatgtgagtttaattattaaattacttataaaaaaagttgGACAATACTATATGAATCacacaaaataaatatcattgtGATTACCAAGCATGATGGTATCAACAACaaagtatatattaataaatcTTGTCTAAAGGAGTCACAAGACATCCTTTACAAGTGTTATCTAAATGTATCATTAGACAACATTTTATTCTAAAAGTATTGTCTAAAGATGTTATTAGACAACATttctatttagttaaaaaatattatctaaacttataataatgttaaaatagacattttactcttttttccttcatcttagttttatcaatttaaattttataactaaaattttGAATGAAGCAATGTTGttcatctttatttctttgGATTTTATTCTAGCACTCCAAactttttatactttttattcaatatatttattaggGTGATATAAATTGT contains:
- the LOC101493995 gene encoding probable sucrose-phosphate synthase, with product MAGNDWLNSYLEAILDVGPGLDDTKSSLLLRERGRFSPTRYFVEEVIGFDETDLYRSWVRASSSRSPQERNTRLENMCWRIWNLARQKKQLESEAVQRVTKRRLERERGRREATADMSEDLSEGERGDPVSDISAHGGDSVKSRLPRISSADAMETWANSQKGKKLYIVLISIHGLIRGENMELGRDSDTGGQVKYVVELARALGSMPGVYRVDLLTRQVSSPDVDWSYREPIEMLSPRNTDEFGDDMGESGGAYIIRIPFGPRNKYIPKENLWPYIPEFVDGALSHIIQMSKALGEQIGSGHAVWPVAIHGHYADAGDSAALLSGALNVPMIFTGHSLGRDKLEQLLKQGRLSRDEINTTYKIMRRIEAEELALDGSEIVITSTRQEIEEQWRLYDGFDPVLERKIRARIRRNVSCYGRYMPRVAVIPPGMEFHHIVPQDGDIEGEPELNLDHPAPQDPPIWSEIMRFFSNPRKPMILALARPDPKKNITTLVKAFGECRPLRELANLTLIMGNRDGIDEMSSTSASVLLSVLKLIDKHDLYGQVAYPKHHKQSDVPDIYRLAAKTKGVFINPAFIEPFGLTLIEAAAYGLPMVATQNGGPVDIHRVLENGLLVDPHDQKSIADALVKLVSNKQLWAKCRQNGLKNIHLFSWPEHCKTYLSKIATCKPRHPQWQRSDDGGESSESEESPGDSLRDIQDLSLNLKFSLDGEKSGDSGNDNSLDPDGNATDRSTKLENAVLSWSKGISKDIRRGGAAEKSGQNSNAGKFPPLRSRNRLFVIAVDCDTTSGLLEMIKVIFEAAGKERAEGSVGFILSTSLTISEIQSFLISGGLSPSDFDAYICNSGSDLYYPSLNPEDRLFVGDLYFHSHIEYRWGGEGLRKTLVRWAATTTDKKSENNEQIVSPXXXXXXXYCYAFQVRKAGMAPPLKELRKVMRIQALRCHPIYCQNGTRLNVIPVLASRSQALRYLYVRWGFELSKMVVFVGECGDTDYEGLVGGLHKSVILKGVGSRAISQLHNNRNYPLSDVMPLDSPNIVEATEGSSSADIQALLEKVGYLTV